In the genome of Armatimonadota bacterium, one region contains:
- a CDS encoding ABC transporter substrate-binding protein, with protein MKGRWWLMLVVVALALPVMPVRAGPAGVTFTIGVDQEVVGLDPNLVTAFSSFRRIDFLYNKLVRYNDKLEIEPDLAESWEFPDPRTAIFRIRRGVKFHSGAEMTAEDVKFTLDRVLDPATRSPGRSFIDVIKEIDTPDRYTVRVKMTFPLASLLSGLASANLSIVEKAAVLRHGNLQRNVAGTGPFMMAEWVPDNFMRLVKNPNYFRSGLPNFDTLIIRVIPDQASLLAGVRTRALDMATINQGPVIAAARREAALNVMQKAGINLRIFAFNTSRPPYTDPRVRYAFSFAIDRQAIVNTAEFGFATVSGPVSAPTPWALPTSRFPSYTQNIARARQLLAEAGHAAGFATRIVTSPTYEGGIAVAQVIQEQLRAIGVTATLETLEWGTYINRWVARDFDTMIELRGGDPDPDRFLYRTFHSTGGVNNFLFKDSAIDRLLERGRVNLEADARRPIYDELQRALIEAAPALFLYVPMETQVLQGYVKGFRIIGNGALYLLERATIER; from the coding sequence GTGAAGGGACGCTGGTGGTTGATGCTCGTGGTCGTGGCTCTGGCGCTGCCGGTGATGCCGGTGCGCGCAGGCCCGGCCGGTGTGACGTTCACGATTGGCGTGGACCAGGAGGTCGTGGGGCTGGATCCCAACCTGGTGACCGCGTTTTCCTCGTTCCGGCGCATTGACTTCCTGTATAACAAGCTGGTCCGCTACAACGACAAGCTTGAGATCGAGCCGGATCTCGCCGAGTCTTGGGAGTTCCCCGATCCCCGCACCGCGATCTTCCGGATTCGCCGCGGGGTGAAGTTCCACAGCGGCGCCGAGATGACGGCCGAGGACGTGAAGTTCACCCTCGATCGCGTGCTGGATCCTGCGACGCGGTCGCCGGGCCGGTCGTTCATTGACGTCATCAAGGAGATTGACACCCCGGACCGCTACACGGTGCGGGTCAAGATGACCTTCCCGCTGGCATCGCTGCTGTCCGGCCTGGCTTCGGCCAACCTCTCGATCGTCGAGAAGGCGGCCGTCCTGCGGCACGGCAACCTGCAGCGCAACGTCGCAGGCACCGGACCGTTCATGATGGCCGAATGGGTGCCCGACAACTTCATGCGCCTCGTGAAGAACCCCAACTACTTCCGCAGCGGCCTTCCGAACTTCGACACGCTGATCATTCGGGTCATACCTGATCAGGCATCGCTGCTTGCCGGCGTTCGGACGCGCGCGCTGGACATGGCCACGATCAACCAGGGCCCGGTGATTGCCGCGGCGCGGCGCGAGGCGGCGCTGAACGTGATGCAGAAGGCTGGCATCAACCTGAGGATCTTCGCGTTCAACACCAGCCGGCCGCCCTACACCGATCCGAGGGTGCGGTACGCCTTCTCGTTCGCGATTGACAGACAGGCGATCGTGAACACCGCGGAGTTCGGTTTCGCGACGGTCTCCGGCCCTGTATCGGCACCCACGCCGTGGGCATTGCCGACGTCGCGCTTCCCGTCCTACACCCAGAACATCGCGCGCGCCCGCCAGTTGCTGGCCGAGGCCGGCCACGCGGCCGGGTTCGCCACGCGGATCGTCACCTCTCCGACCTACGAGGGTGGCATCGCGGTGGCGCAGGTGATCCAGGAGCAGCTCCGGGCGATCGGCGTGACCGCGACCCTGGAGACGCTCGAGTGGGGGACGTACATCAACCGGTGGGTTGCCCGCGACTTCGACACGATGATCGAGCTGCGCGGGGGCGACCCGGACCCCGACCGGTTCCTGTACCGCACGTTCCACAGCACCGGAGGGGTCAACAACTTCCTGTTCAAGGACTCGGCAATAGACCGGCTGCTGGAGCGGGGCCGCGTGAACCTCGAGGCAGACGCTCGCAGGCCGATCTACGACGAGTTGCAGCGCGCCTTGATAGAGGCCGCCCCGGCCCTGTTCCTCTATGTGCCCATGGAGACACAGGTGCTTCAGGGGTACGTGAAGGGCTTCAGGATCATAGGCAACGGTGCCCTCTACCTGCTGGAACGAGCGACAATCGAGCGGTAG
- a CDS encoding GNAT family N-acetyltransferase produces the protein MGATQVRRMRVDDIEACAQIVAGERLWQRYGLTLQRARRVLRRAQASRRRGGAPARAVGDLAVASEGGRVLGFIWFHRTGTFRHSGYIQWVAVAPTARGRGVGSGLMRYAEERILKKGPNVLLLVAAFNSRAQAFYKKLGYARVGAIPDYMVRGVTELLYRKTKGPVSARDVNAENGQGGSQTQRPRRGRQ, from the coding sequence ATGGGCGCCACCCAGGTGCGCCGCATGCGGGTGGACGACATTGAGGCGTGCGCGCAGATCGTCGCAGGCGAGCGGTTGTGGCAGCGCTACGGCCTCACCCTGCAGCGAGCCCGGCGTGTGTTGCGGCGGGCACAGGCATCGAGAAGGCGCGGCGGTGCGCCCGCGCGCGCTGTTGGGGACCTGGCCGTCGCGTCCGAGGGCGGGCGGGTCCTTGGTTTCATCTGGTTTCACCGCACCGGCACGTTTCGTCACAGCGGGTACATACAGTGGGTGGCCGTGGCCCCAACGGCGCGCGGGCGGGGGGTGGGCAGTGGCCTGATGCGGTACGCTGAGGAGAGGATACTCAAGAAGGGGCCCAACGTCTTGCTGCTGGTTGCCGCCTTCAACTCGAGGGCGCAGGCGTTCTACAAGAAGCTGGGCTACGCGCGCGTGGGAGCGATTCCTGACTACATGGTGCGGGGAGTCACCGAGCTTCTCTATCGCAAGACGAAGGGGCCGGTCTCGGCGAGAGATGTGAATGCTGAGAATGGGCAGGGCGGATCACAAACGCAACGTCCAAGGAGGGGACGACAGTGA
- a CDS encoding MurR/RpiR family transcriptional regulator — MKNPFVSTTVHEKDIFAPLQKSTTMPPVRHTGIGSLTRLRELQPRLADAERRLATYILRHPRQVLDSSITLVAGRARVSEATVVRLCRRIGCRGYQDLRIRLAADLVLPPRQIYEEIESDDDSPAVKRKVFGISIRALEETLDVLDDRALESAVEAITAARRVDFYGVGASGIVAMDAQQKFLRIGIDAQAFVDPHMQAVSAALLRRGDVAVGISDSGSTRDTVHALGVAQAAGATTAAITRYGPSPIDKVADIRLHTTSSEGGIRGAAIASRMAQLAVVDAVTMSVALQRYEQTLAALRATRDAVAEKKF, encoded by the coding sequence ATGAAGAATCCCTTCGTCAGTACCACCGTACACGAGAAGGATATCTTCGCGCCCCTCCAGAAGAGCACAACGATGCCCCCTGTGCGCCATACCGGCATCGGTAGCCTGACCCGGCTCCGCGAGCTCCAACCCCGCCTCGCAGATGCGGAACGCCGGTTGGCCACCTACATCCTGCGGCACCCCCGTCAGGTCCTGGATTCCTCGATCACCCTCGTAGCCGGACGGGCCCGCGTGAGCGAGGCCACGGTCGTACGTCTGTGCCGGCGCATAGGGTGCCGCGGATATCAGGACCTGCGTATCCGACTGGCGGCCGATCTGGTGCTCCCGCCGCGGCAGATCTACGAGGAGATCGAGTCGGACGATGACAGCCCCGCCGTCAAGCGCAAGGTGTTCGGGATCTCAATCAGGGCTCTTGAGGAAACCCTGGACGTGCTGGACGACAGGGCGCTTGAGAGCGCGGTCGAGGCCATCACAGCGGCACGGCGGGTGGACTTCTACGGCGTGGGCGCGTCGGGAATCGTCGCCATGGATGCGCAGCAGAAGTTCCTGCGCATCGGCATTGACGCCCAGGCTTTTGTGGACCCCCACATGCAGGCGGTTTCAGCCGCGCTGCTCCGCCGCGGCGACGTGGCGGTAGGTATCTCGGACTCCGGCTCGACCCGGGATACGGTGCACGCGCTGGGAGTGGCACAGGCGGCCGGGGCGACAACGGCGGCCATTACCAGGTACGGACCGTCCCCTATCGACAAGGTTGCGGATATTCGCCTGCACACAACCTCGTCCGAGGGAGGCATCCGTGGCGCGGCGATCGCCAGCCGCATGGCGCAGCTCGCAGTGGTGGATGCCGTTACGATGTCGGTAGCGCTTCAACGCTACGAGCAGACGCTGGCTGCTCTGCGGGCGACACGGGACGCGGTCGCGGAGAAGAAGTTCTGA